In Maniola jurtina chromosome 2, ilManJurt1.1, whole genome shotgun sequence, the following proteins share a genomic window:
- the LOC123869736 gene encoding voltage-dependent calcium channel subunit alpha-2/delta-3 isoform X13, which yields MCYRVCVSALFLLLLSLDSRDCSSSIQYDVPTKISFNTVQAWAVKLGTELYHFGEFITRKKEVQDSFKSAQIESRDGEKLVQSMADDIRAMMELKISAVKRIVEAAENMAFDKQNEPVPEDFQFFNSKEMEDLYDDMSLTTTPEPDFTMENWINRPASKNMHLHQNHHFSHIPVNTNFSSVHVPTNVYAWAPDVIKGIHWSEGLDTHFINNYQSDPTLSWQYFGSSTGFMRHYPAMKWRADPVDIYDCRTRAWYMEAAASPKDVVILVDRSGSMTGQRRDIAKHVVTNILDTLGNNDFVSVMTFADTVEEIVPCFEDSLVQATLANLRELKLALDNFETMEIANFSAALTKAFELLEIYRNNSGGANCNQAIMLVTDGVPYNYKELFEKYNWKYDTPVRVFTYLIGREVKVADVREVKWMACANRGFYVHLSTLAEVRERVLEHVNVLARPLVLQREKHPVVWTPVYANVTDPKVADYLWEQRERAEQKERFMSQRRDKVLFNSEQEQNRRWKITQMKQGQYSELGNSKYQLMTSVSMPVYDLRHNENITENVLINEAYWVSVTKEHSYVNNQSQSVEENGQKEMRIARLLGVAGTDVPLSEIQALMTPYKVGVNGYAFMVTNNGYILIHPDLRPVFQQILKPSYNSVDMIEVELFDDDRSPRNFSKELTALRKEIIDQKTGNKIVNVKYHMEDMKRVSRGKRHYFWTGISDSQFTLVVSIPENYGRHRITPPPTDDIHRLSLTSKNISARQYLSEKWSVHPDWLYCRHYERTFSSPEEELSYFLERVAKPGWRWPAKPKPPEHHKNKGHERHSEGSEVRERNKAPNVTPRNEYYCDHGLMQAMVYDARNTAWFNKSISESASDDKATEFIQRFGYITAFLATHSGLTRWQTHPPKDHDDRNEFGKQFPRAIDEVWYRRAVEQHYVDPLSFVYSVDLSTEKFPLNVSNAMVTAAHAVFHGDGHRKAPAAVVGFQFKHERLSEWFQNITSSCEHSKECVTCNVTDNWDCYLVDSNGWIIVSEDSSQTGQFFGKIRPDIMMKLVEEEVFKTVHIIDYQAVCFREKKISNPASVILTPLENLRLIMAFFITTTVWFYNSIALSLAQASSYTFDYGMFLYSLIIIIYILNALPCMLHSRCTTMLRIEKKTI from the exons ATGTGCTACCGTGTTTGCGTTTCGGCTTTATTCCTGCTTCTTTTGTCCCTGGACTCCAGGGATTGCTCGTCCAGTATACAGTATGACGTGCCTACTAAAATATCCTTTAATAC CGTACAAGCATGGGCAGTTAAACTTGGGACTGAACTTTATCACTTTGGAGAATTTATTACGAGAAAGAAGGAAGTGCAAGAT AGCTTCAAGTCCGCGCAAATCGAGTCAAGAGACGGCGAGAAATTGGTCCAGAGTATGGCAGACGATATTCGAGCTATGATGGAACTCAAAATCAGTGCAGTCAAAAGGATAGTGGAAGCGGCTGAAAACATGGCTTTTGACAAACAAAATGAGCCTGTTCCAGaagattttcaatttttcaacAGCAAAGAAATGGAAGACTTGTACGACGACATGTCATTGACTACAACACCCGAACCTGATTTCACAATGGAGAACTGGATAAATCGACCGGCATCAAAGAACATGCATTTGCATCAGAATCACCACTTTTCTCATATACCCGTCAACACTAATTTTAGTAGCGTGCACGTTCCTACAAATGTTTACGCCTGGG cTCCTGATGTCATCAAAGGGATTCACTGGTCAGAAGGTTTAGATACGCATTTCATCAACAATTACCAGAGCGACCCGACACTATCGTGGCAGTATTTTGGAAGTTCGACGGGATTCATGAGACATTATCCTG CAATGAAATGGCGAGCAGATCCTGTAGACATATACGACTGTCGAACAAGAGCCTGGTATATGGAAGCGGCGGCGAGTCCGAAAGATGTAGTTATTCTGGTTGACCGGAGTGGTTCTATGACTGGGCAAAGGAGGGATATAGCAAAGCATGTAGTTACCAACATTTTAGACACCCTTGGAAATAATGATTTTGTTAGCGTAATGACATTTGCTGATACAGTAGAAGAAATTGTACCTTGTTTTGAGGATTCTCTTGttcaa gcaaCACTTGCAAATCTTCGCGAATTAAAACTGGCTTTAGACAATTTTGAAACTATGGAAATAGCAAACTTCTCAGCGGCCCTGACCAAAGCGTTTGAACTTCTTGaaatttatagaaataatagCGGTGGAGCTAATTGTAATCAG GCAATAATGTTGGTCACTGATGGGGTTCCATACAATTACAAGGAATTGTTCGAGAAGTACAACTGGAAGTATGACACCCCAGTGCGGGTTTTCACGTACCTGATAGGTCGCGAGGTAAAG GTGGCGGATGTGAGAGAAGTGAAGTGGATGGCGTGTGCGAACAGAGGGTTCTATGTGCATCTGAGCACGTTGGCAGAAGTTCGAGAGAGAGTACTGGAACATGTCAACGTGCTGGCGAGACCTCTGGTACTGCAGCGAGAGAAACACCCTGTTGTATGGACTCCCGTTTACGCTAACGTTACG GATCCAAAAGTGGCAGATTACTTATGGGAACAACGGGAAAGGGCAGAGCAAAAGGAACGGTTTATGAGCCAACGGCGAGACAAAGTACTCTTCAATTCGGAACAGGAGCAAAATAGAAGATGGAAAATAACGCAG ATGAAACAGGGTCAGTATAGTGAGCTTGGGAATTCGAAATATCAATTGATGACTTCTGTTTCGATGCCTGTTTACGATTTGCGACACAACGAG AACATCACAGAGAATGTACTGATAAATGAAGCTTACTGGGTATCAGTTACAAAAGAG catTCGTACGTCAACAACCAATCGCAGTCCGTAGAGGAGAACGGCCAAAAGGAG ATGCGTATCGCCAGATTATTAGGTGTGGCAGGAACAGATGTTCCTCTGTCAGAAATCCAAGCATTGATGACGCCATACAAG GTCGGGGTAAATGGCTACGCGTTTATGGTAACAAATAACGGATATATTTTGATACACCCGGATTTGAGGCCTGTT TTTCAGCAGATATTAAAACCAAGTTACAACAGCGTAGATATGATTGAAGTTGAACTTTTTGATGATGACCGAAGCCCAAGGAACTTCAGCAAAGAGTTGACAGCG CTCAGAAAAGAGATCATCGATCAGAAAACTGGGAATAAAATCGTGAATGTCAAATACCATATGGAAGATATg AAACGGGTGTCTCGAGGCAAAAGGCACTACTTCTGGACCGGCATTAGCGACTCGCAATTTACTCTCGTGGTTTCCATTCCTGAGAATTACGGCCGCCATCGGATCACACCGCCTCCTACAGATGACATTCACCGCTTGTCTTTGACGTCGAAAAATATCTCTGCTAGACAGTACTTGTCCGAAAAATGGAGCGTACACCCGGATTG GCTATACTGTCGTCATTATGAGCGAACATTTTCATCTCCTGAAGAAGAGCTATCGTATTTCCTGGAAAGGGTGGCGAAACCCGGTTGGCGTTGGCCGGCGAAACCGAAGCCGCCTGAACACCACAAAAACAAAGGCCACGAGAGACACAGCGAAG GTTCAGAAGTGAGGGAAAGAAACAAGGCTCCAAATGTAACACCACGaaatgaatattatt GCGACCATGGATTAATGCAGGCAATGGTGTACGATGCCAGGAACACGGCGTGGTTTAACAAGAGCATATCGGAATCAGCGTCGGATGACAAAGC GACGGAGTTCATCCAACGTTTTGGCTACATCACCGCATTCCTGGCAACTCACAGTGGCCTCACGAGATGGCAAACGCATCCTCCTAAGGATCACGATGACAG GAACGAGTTTGGCAAGCAATTTCCTCGTGCAATAGATGAAGTTTGGTACCGCCGGGCTGTCGAGCAGCACTATGTGGATCCACTCAGTTTTGTATACAGCGTGGATTTGAGTACGGAGAAGTTCCCTCTCAATGTGAGCAACGCTATGGTGACCGCAGCTCACGCAGTATTCCACGGAGATGGCCATCGAAAAGCACCAGCAGCAGTTGTCGGATTTCAGTTCAAACACGAACGTCTTTCCGAGTGGTTCCAGAATATAACGTCTTCC TGCGAACACAGCAAGGAATGTGTTACGTGTAACGTGACAGACAACTGGGACTGTTATTTAGTGGACAGTAATGGTTGGATAATCGTAAGCGAGGATAGCAGTCAGACAGGGCAATTTTTTGGAAAG ATACGACCAGATATAATGATGAAACTGGTAGAAGAAGAAGTTTTTAAAACAGTCCACATTATAGATTACCAAGCTGTCTGCTTTAGAGAGAAGAAGATTTCGAATCCTGCATCTGTGATCCTGACG CCTCTTGAAAATTTGCGTCTCATAATGGCATTTTTTATCACCACGACGGTTTGGTTTTACAACTCGATTGCACTCAGTTTAGCTCAAGCGTCGAGCTATACGTTTGACTACGGTATGTTTCTATACTcccttatcattattatctatatactGAAT GCTTTACCATGTATGTTGCATTCTCGTTGCACAACTATGTTACGTATAGAAAAGAAGACGATTTga